A window from Pseudomonas sp. Tri1 encodes these proteins:
- a CDS encoding DUF3565 domain-containing protein, protein METALLAAISMGRDLLHKNEERTSLNKDLPESERNPDKRACSNRPTVTGLHQDEDGHWVAELSCGHTQHLRHQPPWQSRAWVLDPAQRIEKIGQPFDCGWCAQAPVSDNLGD, encoded by the coding sequence ATGGAGACAGCCTTATTGGCGGCGATCAGCATGGGGCGAGACCTTTTGCATAAGAATGAAGAACGGACAAGTCTAAACAAGGATTTGCCCGAAAGCGAACGGAACCCGGACAAACGGGCTTGCTCGAACAGACCGACGGTCACGGGTTTGCATCAGGACGAAGACGGACACTGGGTGGCCGAGCTGTCCTGTGGCCACACCCAGCATCTGCGCCACCAGCCACCGTGGCAGTCCCGTGCCTGGGTGCTGGACCCCGCGCAACGCATTGAAAAAATAGGCCAGCCCTTTGACTGTGGCTGGTGCGCACAGGCCCCGGTTAGCGATAACCTTGGCGACTGA
- a CDS encoding peptidylprolyl isomerase, with protein sequence MLIAANKAVSIDYTLTNDAGEVIDSSAGGAPLVYLHGAGNIIQGLEKALEGKTVGDDLNVTVEPEDAYGEYSAELVSTLSRSMFEGVDELEVGMQFHASAPDGQMQIVTIRDLEGDDVTVDGNHPLAGQRLNFKVKIVDIRDASQEEIAHGHVHGEGGHHH encoded by the coding sequence ATGCTGATCGCCGCCAATAAGGCTGTCTCCATCGACTATACCCTGACCAACGACGCTGGTGAGGTCATCGACAGCTCTGCCGGCGGCGCTCCGCTGGTCTACCTGCATGGCGCAGGCAACATCATCCAGGGCTTGGAAAAAGCCTTGGAAGGTAAAACTGTCGGTGACGACTTGAACGTGACCGTTGAACCCGAAGACGCTTATGGCGAGTACTCCGCCGAACTGGTCAGCACCCTGAGCCGCAGCATGTTCGAAGGCGTGGATGAACTGGAAGTGGGCATGCAGTTCCACGCGTCGGCACCCGATGGCCAGATGCAGATCGTCACCATCCGCGATCTGGAAGGCGATGACGTTACCGTTGACGGTAACCACCCACTGGCCGGCCAGCGCTTGAACTTCAAAGTCAAGATCGTTGACATCCGCGACGCCAGCCAGGAAGAAATCGCTCATGGTCACGTCCATGGCGAAGGTGGCCATCACCACTGA
- the cysZ gene encoding sulfate transporter CysZ, with protein MPAPVLSGPQYLREGLKLVLSPGLRLFVLLPLAINLVLFVGLIYLAGHQFSLWVDTLMPSLPDWLSFLSYVLWPLFVVLVVLMVFFTFTMLANIIAAPFNGFLAEKVEVVIRGTDDFPDFSWGELVAMIPRTLSREARKLGYFLPRALGLFVLSFIPVINIVAAPLWLLFGVWMMAIQYIDYPADNHKLGWNEMLAWLREKRWQSLGFGGSVYLVLLIPVVNILMMPAAVAGATLFWVREQGAETALARQG; from the coding sequence ATGCCCGCCCCCGTCCTGTCCGGCCCGCAATATTTGCGCGAGGGCCTCAAGCTGGTCCTGAGCCCGGGCCTGCGTTTGTTCGTACTCTTGCCGCTGGCAATCAACCTGGTGCTGTTCGTCGGGTTGATCTACCTGGCCGGCCATCAATTCAGCCTGTGGGTCGACACACTGATGCCGTCACTGCCGGATTGGCTGAGCTTCCTCAGCTACGTCCTCTGGCCGCTGTTCGTGGTGCTCGTGGTACTGATGGTGTTTTTCACCTTCACCATGCTCGCCAACATCATCGCCGCGCCATTCAACGGCTTTCTCGCGGAGAAAGTCGAAGTGGTCATCCGTGGCACCGACGACTTTCCGGACTTCAGTTGGGGCGAACTGGTCGCCATGATCCCCCGTACATTGTCCCGGGAGGCGCGCAAGCTCGGCTATTTCCTGCCTCGTGCCTTGGGGCTTTTCGTGCTGTCATTCATCCCCGTGATCAATATCGTCGCCGCACCGCTGTGGTTGTTGTTCGGCGTGTGGATGATGGCGATCCAGTACATCGACTATCCGGCGGACAACCACAAGCTGGGCTGGAACGAAATGCTCGCCTGGCTGCGGGAGAAACGCTGGCAGAGCCTGGGCTTTGGCGGCAGCGTGTACCTGGTGCTGCTGATCCCGGTGGTCAACATCCTGATGATGCCGGCGGCAGTGGCCGGGGCGACTTTGTTCTGGGTGCGCGAGCAAGGCGCCGAGACCGCGTTGGCCCGTCAGGGCTGA
- a CDS encoding glycosyltransferase family 1 protein, with the protein MAPVDTGVMTTHLHITLVTETFAPEINGVANTLGRLYDGLRARGHQVELIRPRQAGDPRQASDDQLLCRGWPLPGYPGLQWGQASVHKLLRRWKRHRPDVLYIATEGPLGLSALRAARRLGISVVSGFHTNFQQYTQQYGFGLLSRVLTHYLRWFHNRSTLTLVPSLSQRLELERRHFERVALLSRGVDSQLFHPVKRSASLREAWGLGDDDIAVIHVGRLAQEKNLGLLKRSFDTLCSAFPQRRMKLVVVGDGPQRVVLEQQLPGAIFCGAQRGEALASHYASGDVFVFPSLTETFGNVVLEALASGLAVVAYDQAAAAQHIRHGYNGVLAMPGDEEAFCDAARWLLEEREALRCVRLNARQHASRQGWASVIEQFEAQLRGVCVGEQVMPAAPTVP; encoded by the coding sequence ATGGCCCCGGTCGACACTGGGGTCATGACCACACACCTGCACATCACGCTCGTCACCGAGACCTTCGCGCCCGAAATCAACGGTGTGGCCAATACCCTGGGCCGCCTGTACGACGGCCTGCGCGCACGCGGACACCAAGTGGAACTGATACGTCCGCGCCAGGCCGGTGATCCACGCCAGGCCAGCGACGATCAGTTGTTGTGCCGGGGCTGGCCGCTGCCGGGGTATCCGGGCTTGCAGTGGGGCCAGGCTTCGGTGCACAAACTGTTGCGGCGCTGGAAACGTCATCGTCCAGATGTGCTGTACATCGCCACGGAAGGCCCGCTGGGTTTATCGGCGTTGCGCGCGGCACGGCGCCTGGGCATCTCGGTGGTCAGCGGCTTCCACACCAATTTCCAGCAATACACCCAGCAATACGGCTTTGGATTGTTAAGTCGTGTGCTCACCCATTACCTGCGCTGGTTTCACAACCGCTCCACCCTGACCCTGGTACCCAGCCTCAGCCAGCGCCTGGAACTGGAACGGCGCCATTTCGAACGCGTAGCGCTGTTGTCGCGCGGCGTGGACAGCCAGCTGTTTCATCCGGTCAAACGCTCGGCAAGCCTGCGTGAGGCCTGGGGCCTGGGCGATGACGACATCGCGGTAATCCATGTCGGGCGTCTGGCCCAGGAGAAAAACCTCGGGCTACTCAAGCGCAGTTTCGACACGCTGTGCAGCGCTTTCCCACAGCGGCGGATGAAATTGGTGGTGGTCGGTGACGGCCCGCAACGCGTCGTGCTGGAACAGCAACTGCCCGGTGCGATCTTTTGTGGGGCCCAGCGCGGCGAAGCGCTGGCCAGCCACTATGCGTCAGGGGATGTGTTTGTCTTTCCGAGCCTGACCGAGACCTTCGGCAATGTCGTATTGGAGGCGCTGGCATCCGGACTGGCCGTGGTGGCCTACGATCAAGCCGCCGCGGCGCAGCACATCCGCCATGGTTACAACGGCGTGCTGGCGATGCCAGGGGACGAGGAAGCGTTCTGCGATGCAGCCCGTTGGCTGCTGGAGGAGCGCGAGGCGTTGCGTTGCGTGCGGCTCAATGCCCGCCAACATGCCAGCCGCCAGGGCTGGGCGTCAGTGATCGAGCAATTCGAGGCGCAGTTGCGCGGGGTTTGTGTGGGTGAGCAGGTGATGCCTGCTGCGCCGACCGTGCCCTGA
- a CDS encoding glutathione peroxidase, with protein sequence MSAFHDLNLKALDGQDLPLAPFKGQVVLVVNVASKCGLTPQYAALENLYQQYKAKGFTVLGLPCNQFAGQEPGTEQDIQAFCSLNYGVSFPLSSKLEVNGHGRHQLYRLLAGEGAEFPGDITWNFEKFLLGKDGRVLARFSPRTAPDDPAVIQAIEKALV encoded by the coding sequence ATGAGTGCTTTTCACGACCTTAATCTGAAAGCCCTGGATGGTCAGGACCTTCCTCTGGCGCCTTTCAAGGGGCAAGTCGTGCTGGTGGTCAACGTCGCCTCCAAATGTGGCCTGACGCCGCAGTACGCTGCGTTGGAAAATCTCTACCAGCAATACAAGGCCAAAGGCTTCACCGTGCTGGGCCTGCCCTGCAATCAGTTCGCCGGGCAAGAACCGGGGACGGAGCAGGATATCCAAGCGTTCTGCAGCCTCAACTACGGCGTGTCATTTCCGCTGTCCAGCAAGCTGGAAGTGAACGGTCATGGCCGTCATCAGTTGTACCGCCTGCTGGCGGGCGAGGGCGCCGAGTTTCCCGGGGACATTACCTGGAACTTCGAAAAATTCCTGCTCGGCAAGGACGGTCGGGTGTTGGCGCGTTTTTCGCCACGCACGGCGCCTGATGATCCGGCCGTGATCCAGGCGATCGAGAAAGCGTTGGTCTGA
- the trxB gene encoding thioredoxin-disulfide reductase: protein MSEVRHSRVIILGSGPAGYSAAVYAARANLKPLLITGMQAGGQLTTTTEVDNWPGDVHGLTGPALMERMKEHAERFETEIVFDHINAVDFAAKPYTLTGDSATYTCDALIIATGASARYLGLPSEETFMGKGVSACATCDGFFYRNKPVAVVGGGNTAVEEALYLANIASTVTLIHRRETFRAEKILIDKLNARVAEGKIILKLNATLDEVLGDNMGVTGARLKNNDGSFDEIKVDGVFIAIGHTPNTSLFEGQLELKDGYLVVKGGRDGNATATSVEGIFAAGDVADHVYRQAITSAGAGCMAALDTERYLDGLQNASF from the coding sequence ATGTCTGAAGTGCGTCATTCGCGAGTGATTATTCTCGGTTCCGGCCCTGCCGGTTACAGCGCTGCGGTGTATGCGGCCCGTGCCAACCTCAAGCCACTGCTGATCACCGGCATGCAGGCCGGCGGTCAATTGACCACCACCACTGAAGTCGACAACTGGCCGGGCGACGTTCACGGCCTGACCGGCCCGGCGTTGATGGAGCGTATGAAAGAACACGCCGAGCGCTTCGAGACCGAAATCGTTTTCGACCACATCAATGCCGTGGATTTCGCCGCCAAGCCGTACACCCTGACTGGCGACAGCGCGACCTACACCTGCGATGCCCTGATCATCGCCACCGGCGCCAGCGCTCGTTACCTGGGCCTGCCGTCGGAAGAAACCTTCATGGGCAAAGGCGTTTCCGCCTGCGCCACCTGCGACGGTTTCTTCTACCGCAACAAGCCAGTGGCCGTGGTTGGTGGTGGTAACACCGCCGTCGAGGAAGCCCTGTACCTGGCCAACATCGCCAGCACGGTCACCCTGATCCACCGCCGCGAAACCTTCCGCGCCGAGAAGATCCTGATCGACAAGCTCAATGCCCGTGTCGCCGAAGGCAAGATCATCCTCAAGCTCAACGCGACCCTGGACGAAGTGCTGGGCGACAACATGGGTGTGACCGGTGCCCGCTTGAAAAACAACGACGGCAGCTTCGATGAGATCAAGGTCGACGGCGTATTCATCGCCATCGGCCACACCCCGAACACCTCGTTGTTCGAAGGCCAGCTGGAGCTCAAGGACGGCTACCTGGTGGTCAAGGGCGGCCGCGACGGTAACGCCACCGCCACCAGCGTCGAAGGCATCTTCGCCGCTGGTGACGTGGCCGACCACGTCTACCGCCAAGCCATCACCTCCGCCGGCGCCGGTTGCATGGCAGCCCTGGATACCGAGCGTTACCTGGACGGCCTGCAGAACGCTTCGTTCTGA
- a CDS encoding NADH:flavin oxidoreductase, with amino-acid sequence MPAKALFKPFHLGTFELPTRVVMAPMTRSFSPGGVPNAKVVEYYRRRAAAGVGLIITEGTTVGHKASNGYPNVPHFYGDAALAGWKKVVDAVHAEGGKIVPQLWHVGNVRRLGTEPDASVPGYGPTEKLKDGQVVVHGMTQADIDEVIAAFAQAAKDAQSIGMDGVEIHGAHGYLVDQFFWEGSNQRTDGYGGSLANRSRFAIELIRAVRAAVGEGFPIIFRFSQWKQQDYTARLVQTPEALGEFLKPLSEAGVDIFHCSTRRFWEPEFEGCELNLAGWTRKLTGKPTITVGSVGLDGEFLQFMVNTDKVAQPASLEKLLERLNNDEFDLVAVGRALLVDPDWAQKVREGREQEILPFSREALMTLV; translated from the coding sequence ATGCCTGCAAAAGCCTTGTTCAAACCCTTCCACCTCGGCACATTCGAGCTGCCGACCCGGGTGGTGATGGCGCCAATGACTCGTTCGTTTTCGCCCGGCGGCGTGCCCAATGCCAAGGTCGTCGAGTATTACCGTCGTCGCGCGGCGGCCGGGGTCGGCTTGATCATCACCGAGGGCACGACCGTTGGGCACAAGGCCTCCAATGGTTATCCGAACGTCCCGCATTTCTATGGCGATGCTGCGCTGGCCGGTTGGAAAAAAGTGGTGGATGCCGTGCACGCCGAAGGCGGCAAGATCGTTCCGCAGTTGTGGCATGTGGGCAACGTGCGACGCCTCGGCACCGAGCCGGATGCCAGCGTGCCGGGCTATGGTCCGACCGAAAAGCTCAAGGACGGTCAGGTGGTGGTCCACGGCATGACTCAGGCCGATATCGACGAGGTCATCGCCGCGTTCGCCCAGGCAGCGAAAGATGCCCAGAGCATCGGCATGGACGGTGTGGAAATTCATGGCGCCCACGGTTACCTGGTGGACCAATTCTTCTGGGAAGGCAGCAACCAGCGCACCGACGGCTACGGCGGTAGTCTGGCCAACCGTTCGCGCTTCGCGATCGAACTGATCCGTGCCGTACGCGCAGCAGTAGGCGAGGGCTTTCCAATCATTTTCCGTTTCTCTCAATGGAAGCAGCAGGATTACACCGCGCGCCTGGTGCAAACCCCTGAAGCCTTGGGCGAGTTTCTCAAGCCGCTGTCCGAAGCCGGCGTGGATATTTTCCACTGCTCGACACGGCGCTTCTGGGAGCCGGAGTTCGAAGGCTGCGAGCTGAACCTGGCCGGCTGGACCCGCAAACTCACCGGCAAGCCCACCATCACCGTCGGCAGCGTCGGCCTGGATGGCGAGTTCCTGCAGTTCATGGTCAACACCGATAAAGTCGCGCAACCGGCCAGCCTGGAGAAACTGCTGGAGCGCCTGAACAATGATGAGTTCGACCTGGTGGCGGTGGGGCGTGCACTGCTGGTGGATCCGGACTGGGCGCAAAAAGTGCGTGAAGGCCGGGAACAGGAGATCTTGCCGTTCAGTCGTGAGGCGTTGATGACGTTGGTCTAA